The following are encoded in a window of Peromyscus leucopus breed LL Stock unplaced genomic scaffold, UCI_PerLeu_2.1 scaffold_1641, whole genome shotgun sequence genomic DNA:
- the LOC114689292 gene encoding zinc finger protein 781-like has protein sequence MKVTTESSNLELDNTKYIETKFCQVKDYDKFFDFYSNIIQNDSSHTEEGKPYRYMIVESPIGNSHTLIFITESTWERTHTNIKNVESPLAKVHPFMVYTKSILEINVINTMIVESTLVEAHLFMFIRESILERSLLNVMTVQSPLYSPPFFNVIGESILGRNLTNVMNVESALGMAHLYMFITEFILERNHINVMIVESTLLGAHLFMLKRNHIILMIVESPLFIPPIFNVIGESILERNLINVINVGSPLSSPPVFNVIGESIVGRNLTNMMNVESALGMTHLFMFIRKSMLERNLINVMNVRSHLSCPPIFNVIGKYILEKNLINVMNVENALGMFHLFMLITKFILETYYTNIKMHQIIYPLLFC, from the coding sequence ATGAAGGTCACAACTGAATCCTCAAATCTAGAGTTGGATAACACAAAGTATATAGAAACAAAATTTTGCCAGGTTAAAGACTATGATAAATTCTTCGATTTCTATTCAAATATCATTCAAAATGATTCAAGTCACACTGAAGAAGGGAAACCATACAGATATATGATTGTGGAAAGTCCTATAGGAAACTCTCATACCTTAATATTCATCACAGAATCCACATGGGAGAGAACCCATACAAATATAAAGAATGTGGAAAGTCCTTTAGCAAAAGTTCATCCCTTCATGGTCTACACAAAATCCATACTGGAGATAAACGTTATAAATACGATGATTGTGGAAAGCACTTTAGTAGAGGCTCATCTCTTCATGTTCATCAGagaatccatactggagagaagccttttAAATGTGATGACTGTGCAAAGTCCTTTATACAGTCCTCCATTCTTCAATGTCATAGGAGAAtccatactggggagaaaccttaccAATGTGATGAATGTGGAAAGTGCATTAGGGATGGCTCATCTTTATATGTTCATCacagaattcatactggagagaaaccatataaaTGTGATGATTGTGGAAAGCACTTTACTAGGGGCTCATCTCTTCATGCTGAAGAGAAACCATATAATTTTGATGATTGTGGAAAGTCCTTTGTTCATTCCTCCCATCTTCAATGTCATAGGagaatccatactggagagaaaccttataaatgtgaTAAATGTGGGAAGTCCTTTGTCCAGTCCTCCAGTCTTCAATGTCATAGGAGAATCCATAGTGGGGAGAAACCTTACCAATATGATGAATGTAGAAAGTGCTTTAGGGATGACTCATCTCTTCATGTTCATCAGAAAATCCatgctggagagaaaccttataaatgtgaTGAATGTGAGAAGTCATTTGTCATGTCCTCCAATCTTCAATGTCATTGGAaaatacatactggagaaaaaccttatAAATGTGATGAATGTGGAAAATGCTTTAGGCATGTTTCATCTCTTCATGCTCATCACAAAATTCATACTAGAGACATactatacaaatattaaaatgcatCAAATCATTTACCCATTGCTCTTCTGTTAA